Within Wyeomyia smithii strain HCP4-BCI-WySm-NY-G18 chromosome 2, ASM2978416v1, whole genome shotgun sequence, the genomic segment ttttgcacttgactcgATTCGTCACGTCACACTGCaaattgaagtgatttagtgttgatttcacaatgattaacactttctaatgaaatgatcttgcgttgaaaactgttcaatggaaatcaccatcatgttataatgaatatctcttgaaTTTGCACCACTgttcaaatcaattgaattacagctgcgattccaattgacaaacgtcaaaaacataaaactAAACAGAAATAGTCGCGATGGCGAAAGGCGCAAGTAGCACATTTTCCCCGgagattaaaaatttgtttggaagtaagttctattgaatttttgatattaataaaataataataaaacaactcttttacagatcctgaattcgaatacacCGACACAGCGACAGTggtcattttgtaataaaattgaaaacctagaataaaataaaattgaaaaatctaaaataaacagaaaccttttaaatttattgtgatTAGCAGATAATATCCAAATGACCAACATTTTGTATCTCAAACATAAGAATATCAaaaaagatgaacataacaacagaaaatcaagtgatttgctgttgatttcaccgttctttgcattaacatgtttcgaaggattttcttttcactttgaAATGTTCGGCAAGTAGagcgaattcaacagcaaatcacttcacttcggcgtgaattttttttacagtgcagTTAAAAGATATTCTAGTTCAGAAGACGACCCAAAAATATTTACTGTATTTGTAGTGGTAAGAAATAGATGCTAAGTGATtatgttttaaaacaaaacatttgaattataaagtagaaaaatcgattttttcttccACATTAACACCATTTCCATAGGTAAATTTATCAGGTAGGTTCATAAGATGTGAGAAGCATTCACATCTGTAATACAATGAACTTTAGGTACATGCATACACATAATATATTGAAATTAGGCATTGAGttttacttgttttaaattgtttaaaactaaaataatcaaaacataacaagtatttcattctGTCAGGTTAtcttacactgaaaaaataatgtaccttaattttagtttgcattttaattttttttaattttgagaatgactttttttccttaaatatgctcaagttgcgatgtatgaacaagatgtagccaacaatgttgtctttcaccaaaaatttttttagctaATTCGGAgatgatcattttttttaaatcgatgttttgtgtttaaactgcagtgtaggacttgatatataatttttcccatatttttttatgaaaattcagacaatttcccAAAAGTTACTTATACaacacttttttgtagaatttaccgtttttgaattatattgattcacaaaaaatcgacaaaaaaagtttcgcccttttcagaagacagtctagactaattttgtaaaaagtaagtatgcagagatgcttaattaggtgatgtcttcacaaccaaaaagtttcaaccaattcggagagggtgctgccaatccTTGAAACGATTTGGGATGAAATCCGTCTATTGCGAGCGAAGTTAACTCATTACGAAGACGAAcgatgagtatctttcttgtcAAATACCGCGAATCGATCCGCGCGGCGTGAGCGAAAACCATGCACAACCTGCAGCAAGATCGGCATCGCGTAATCATTAGAtcaatcacgatatttatcgatcAAGCGCAACGTACTCCGGTTTGCGACGTGCTTATATTAAAGAAACGAGCGGGCAGTCTCCGGCTAAACGGTCACCGTGAGACATGACAAAATATCTGGGTACACCCCGCGAAGTCACTACACTCTGAAACCCCTTAGATGAGCGAAACTCACCCATCCACACGCGTCTATGCTCTccggaaaaaaaaaagacaaaataaacCTGTTTCCAAATAATAAAGCGCTGTCAAGTTTGCGTAAACAATCTAAATTTTATATGTACTACTTTCAAGCTgtaaattttttaaacaaatgtcacaggaaatataaaaaaaagcgAAATCATGCTAAATGATCGCACAATGAAATTTATGGGAATGGTAAATACCGTAGGCATCTCAAAGAAAAGTGTTGATCAAATCATTCGTGGATGAAAACATAAAAAGcggcaaataaatttctttCTGAGCGTCTTAGTAAATGGAATTGGTTAttaagaataggttatgtttccatttaattctactacaaaagatcgaataccgtccgcagatacgtatttcggctgctacatgcaaccatcatcagggcttatgtggactgttgaAGAACATAACTGAGTAGCCCCCTTCTTATATTCGTGTAGGTAGAAGTAGGTAGACGGAAAATGCCTAAATTGAAGTTAGGTAGTCATATGGTGTGGTTGTTTTTTGTCCTGAACTGGATCCAGGGTTTTTAGGTAGGATTTTGAAAAGCCATGAAAAATGATTACCCACGTCTTTATTGAGCAGTGTGGATGGATGTTTGtagatttctaaactttcagataCGTCCAATTTTTTAGggaagctccgtagccgcaaggttacagagtccgccttggtaagcggatggtcgtgggttcgaatcttagtagaatcaggccatttggttgccaaaggactttagcatgggtttattctcaggcttctcaccaagtacctttccttcaatctaaattctacagtacctctgttgactctctttctaacaaaaataagttcctgttataataaaactggtatgagtaacgtatgaaagttctctccagggaattgtaattaggcgatattgttaggagggacagaggctcggtatagtagagtagtaagcttgaaacggaaaggtttacacacaagcacggatatgaatgataagcgtatcacttactatcaatagtgatactaccaataatatgaagtgcggagtacagaaaacacttgggcaatatcacaatagatctaatctctggtcgcagtgatgagcccacacaggaaaaaaaaaagaatcgtccaatttccataaattattaacggggtgaagcaggtgaatgttatccgaagtgtGTTTTTAGTATGCATCGCTTTTCTTGAACATGGTAAAACATCAATAAACTATATTTTTACACATTATTCAATCGATTGGACGTTGAAATCAAGGCAAACAACGCCAACGGTATATGGCGAAGAAAAAAGGGCCTTTTTCACCAAGACAACGATTCCGCTCATTCTGCTCGCGATAAACAAGTTCACCATCCTCCGTATTCGCCGTGTTCTGCCCTCCAGTGACTATTACCTGTTCCTCCGGTTTCTCGGAAATTGACGAATATGTATTTTTAAGGACTTGACACGCAGCCCGGATTTAGGTATGGAGGGGAAGGGGTGGTCAAAAGGAGCAGAACAGTATCTAATCTCTTTCCGTATAAGCTcaaaaacttttatttattttcttcatttcattTCATGCTTCTCACTTACTCACTTCTTGTTTTGACAAGACGTGTTTCAATGCTAGCTTTTCTTCAATCCACTGTGTAACTGTGTACACATTTTTTTACCTAACATCCATACATTCTATTTATTTTAAGGATATCACTTTCACTCATTCCATCACGCTGGCCAATCTCCTGGTCCGTTTCCTAAAAAGCACAATTACAAGCCACGATTACTATAGAATTATATAACCATAAGGATTTAGCATGACTTACTTGCAACGGTACAATTGTTTTCTCCCCGTTTATGCTGAACGACGTTACACTGTAGTGCATTATACTCCCATAATCATATTCCTCCCCAAAGTTGTCTACTTTCTCCGGACCGTATAGGTAAAAGTTTTTCTCCTTTCCTGGTTCGATATTTTCCCACATGATTTGAACGTATTCATCGCGATTGTGTGTATTCTGCATGTGCCTAAATCCGACAGCATGAATCAACTCATGTACGATGGATCCAAGCCGGAAGCATCCTTTGCCGACTGGATACGGTTTCAGCTTTACATGTTGGCCTTCTCCGCTATGACCTACAGTGGCAGAACATCCAGTACTATCGCCATGGATATTGATAAAGCTGGGATTGTCGTAATCATCGCGTACTTTGAACCGCAAACAGGTTGCATCCTCAATGATCTGCATTGCCTGGTGGATGTAATCGATCTGATCCTGCTCGAACCATCCCTCTTCAATCTCGTACAACAACGTGTTCGAGGGCCAGCGATATTTTTCCGCCAACATGCCATTTTTGCGATAGATGTCGACGTACTGTTCTGCGGTTAGTATCATGTCCCCCTCGAACTCACCACTCAACTCTTCAGCCAGTTCATCCGGGCGTAGATGACGTAGTCGAGCGACtagaatttgaaattattttaagtTTTCTTGAAATTGATGCACTATTATTTTGAAGCGTATTATTACCATTCTCAACTGCGTTTTCTGAAAGTCTCAGCGAAGGAGCACTATTGCAGAGAAAAACGAACGTAAACAAGGTCAGAAGCTGtagaattttcattttccaaCAATATGTGATGAACGACAGAATCGAAGTGTTGAGTTCAGTTTTATAGGCAAGCAATCAAAACTCATTAAGGCCTAATTTCGCATCTTATAAGGTTTTAAGGCAGATAACAATAATCGGCTAAGTCCAGCGATTATCGCAGGCTACGTTAATTGTTTACAACATTACAGGGTATAACAGCGGGGCTTGTTAAACTAATTTTGCAGTAGAAATAACTTTATCTAAGACAATATTACCCTCTGTAACTGTAAATATATCTGTTATCTCGTAGCTACGTAAATCTGATTAAAGCTAGCTTCGTCACTTGTGGCATTAATATCAACGGTGAGGTCATTCAGTGTCAAGTGACCACACCGGTGGTAAACGGAGTTCTTGaaagtaaaacaaaatttatagaATTGGTTATGATACGTATTCGTAAAGGGGTTTGTCAATATAAATAAATTACTCTTAAAATGTGAACTACTGCATTCGACTATAACGGGAGCCAACtataaatttggaatttttttgagGCTTTCTTACTCTAGAACTAACACGCGAAACAAACCAACAAGAGAAATGACAGTATGTATATGtgagctctctctctctctctctctctccctctatcTATCTCTCGCACTCTCGCTCTCTCTATGCTAGTATTTTTTACTTTGTTTATGCATGTCCAGTtcttttcaaaatggcgtcgaaacaaggagcATTCCCCAAGCGCATTGAATAGTTCACTATGAGCTGCACAACGACATTGGCAGAAAAGCTCACGGTAAACTATTTTCGAAgcgaaaatcttccagtttcgagtgtgtataatttcctgcaaacctcaacaatGATCTGCCAGAAGGGTAGTGGAAGACTGGCCAACGCACAGTGGCAGGTCTCTgaacaaaagtcggaaaaaaccaaagagtttttttttcaaatgattggaAATTACATAGTATTACAATTTTGGGATGGTGAACTCACTTCTGAGgtcagaaaatgttgaaaatagcaaTTTACGTCCCTAAAGTGCGTTAGGTCTTTTTCatgataagatttttttttgctccaatcTTGCTTAAAATTTTTATAGGGGATCCgctcttatattcatctcaacacctatattcatctcattgctaTTATTTGTCTAAtttactgtattttttttttcaaaataaagttagttttattttacttctCGATTTAGTCGAGTAGTCGAAAGTTaagagcgaaataaaagcaacgAGAAGAATATAGGTGCTAAGATGAATATTCGGGTGATTCCCTTACTTGTTCTTCATCGATAAACTTTAGAACCGTATATTTTTGTTGCTTTTAAACCGTTTAACCAATTCAAGATCTACGACAAGTTAGaggtcttttttttaaatatgagaTATTACGGTAGTTTATTTAAAAGTCATTGGAAATATAAAagacgatatattttttttgtcatcaattcAATTTATCCTCTTTCTATACATCTTGTAGTACTGAAAGCAgtttacaaatttatataaaaatgcttaagactactggaaaaaacttcatgtacatttcccagtcaatcattttgtttaaatatacgAAACTAAATATACGTCTCCATACTTTTATTCTCATAATATCTCCATATGAGCAACGATGAGCAAAACGGTacccaaaaatctgaaaagtacaATAAACCTCCCATTGATTGTTGGTTATTCGATCGTTtcgaactgtttcacaagattgtacggtagaaatgaaattagaaatacatgtttttttgcTTCCCTGCAAAATGTTTTACCTCGATTGAGAAGTTGGTTGTATTTTTGGCAAGTCTtaaaaatcaaccaaaaagtac encodes:
- the LOC129724356 gene encoding seminal metalloprotease 1-like encodes the protein MKILQLLTLFTFVFLCNSAPSLRLSENAVENVARLRHLRPDELAEELSGEFEGDMILTAEQYVDIYRKNGMLAEKYRWPSNTLLYEIEEGWFEQDQIDYIHQAMQIIEDATCLRFKVRDDYDNPSFINIHGDSTGCSATVGHSGEGQHVKLKPYPVGKGCFRLGSIVHELIHAVGFRHMQNTHNRDEYVQIMWENIEPGKEKNFYLYGPEKVDNFGEEYDYGSIMHYSVTSFSINGEKTIVPLQETDQEIGQRDGMSESDILKINRMYGC